A window of uncultured Gellertiella sp. genomic DNA:
GCAACGCTCCGGCGCACCGTTCCGCCAGCCGGAATGGTCGGCGCTGGCGCTGATCGAGGCGCCTGCCTTTGTCGGTCGCGCCCATGCCGCCTTTGCCCGGGCGGGGGCCGATGTCATCACCACCAATTCGTATGCGGTCGTGCCCTTTCATATCGGTGCGGAGCGCTTTGCCCGCGACGGGGCGCGGCTTGCAGCCCTCGCCGGGCAACTGGCCCGCCAGACGGCGGACGAGACCGGGGTCCGGGTGGCGGGTTCGCTGCCGCCGGTGCTCGGCTCCTACCGGCCGGACCTGTTCAATGAACGGCAGGCAACGCCCATCCTTCAGGTGCTGATCGACAATCTCGCGCCGCATGTCGATTGCTGGCTGGCCGAGACGCTGAGCAGCACGGCGGAGGCCCGTCTGGTGCGCAGGCTGCTTGGCGAAGATCACCGCCCGCTCTGGCTGTCCTTCACGCTCGATGACGCCCATGCCAAAGCGGTGGAGACCGGGGGCGAGACGCCGCGCCTGCGCTCCGGCGAAGCCATCGGCATGGCGGCGCAAACGGCAATCGACTGCGGGGCCGAAGTGCTCCTGTTCAATTGCAGCCAGCCGGAGGTGATGGAAAGCGCCGTGCGGGCGGCGGCGAGCGCCCTGCCCGCCCATATCCGCATCGGCATCTATGCCAATGCCTTTGCCACCGAAGCCGACGATACGGATGCCAATGCCGACCTGCACGAGATCCGCGCCGACCTGACGCCGGACAATTATCGGCGATTTGCCGAGAAATGGGTCAAGGCCGGGGCAAGCCTGATCGGCGGTTGCTGCGGCATCGGGCCGGAACATATAAGGGCGCTGGCCGAAGCGCTGGCCCCGGCCTGAGCGCTCACCACTCGGCCGGGCGCGGGCGGGCTCCGGCAAGTTCGGCAAGCCTCGCCAGCGTTGCATCGGTCGTGTCGGCGGGCAGGGCCTCGAGAGGGAAAAAACCGGATTCGGCAATTTCCCGGTCCGGCAGGCGCGGCGAGGTCTGGCGCACCCGGACGCGATAGAACAGCACGTGATCGCGGCGGCTAACCCTGGTATTCAGGTAGACATGCAGCAGTTCCGGCGGCTCCAGCAGTTCGAGATTGCCCTCTTCCCGGAGTTCCTTGACCAGGGCCTGCTCCACCGTCTCATCCCGTTCCACCCCACCGCCCGGCATGTACCAGCCGGGCAGATAGGTATGGCGCACCAGGAACACCCGGCCTTCCCCGTCAAAACAGGCGGCGCGAACCCCGAGCGTCATGCCGCGCGACCAGCGGTAATAGAGGTGGACAAGGCGAAGTGCGGCTTTCGTCACATGCTTTTTCCAGCCCTTCCGGGGAAACTCCGGCACGCCTGCTGTCGTCATCGGTCTTGCCCCTTTTCACGCGCACCGCTAAGTGTCGCCCATGTTCAAGCTCGCCCATATCTCCGATGTCCATCTCGGCCCGCTGCCCAGACTGACCTTGCTGGAGCTCGCCTCCAAACGCCTTACCGGGTTTGTGAACTGGCACCGCAACCGGCGCAAGCATCTTTTTCCCAATGCACTGGTCGAGGTGCTGGAGGACCTGCGCCGGAAGGAACCGGACCATCTGGCGATCACCGGCGATCTCGTCAATCTCGCGACGGGGCTGGAATTGTCGGGTGCCCGCGACTGGCTGCAGATGACCGGCGATCCCCGCTGGGCGACCGTCGTTCCCGGCAATCACGATGCCTATGTGCGCGGGGCCTATCAGCGCGCCATGTGTCTGTGGCACGACTATGTGCGCGGCGACGATACGCCTGACGCCTTCGATCCAGAACGCAAGCTGTTTCCCTCGTTGCGCCGTCGCGGGCCGGTGGCACTGATCGGCTGTTCCAGTGCCATTGCCACCCCGCCCTTTTCCGCCGCCGGCTTCTTCAGCCCGCGCCAGGCCCGCGCCACCGCCCACCTGCTGACGGAGGCAAAACGCGAGGGTCTGTTCCGGGTGGTGATGATCCATCATCCGCCGGTGCGCGGTGCTGCCGAGACCCACAAGCGGCTGGTCGGCATCGCCCGGTTCGGGCAGGTGATGCGCGAGGTCGGCGCGGAACTCGTGATCCATGGCCATACCCATGTGAATTCGCTGTTCTGGCTGGAAGGGCAGGATGCCCGGGTGCCGGTGGTCGGCGTCGCCGCCGCCTCGCAGGGACCGGGCGGCCACAAGCCGCGCGCCGGCTACAACCTGTTCCGGATCGGCGGCTCGCCAGGCGACTGGCACCTGCATCTTGACCGCCATCAGCTCAGCGACACCGGCGATGCAATGGGCAAGATTTCCAGCATGGTACTGTCCGGCCGCTGATCCGCAGAAAGATCACGTTAAGTTCATTGACTGTCAGTGACGGTGTAGAGAACAACTGTTTTCGCAAAGCGCAATTTGGACTATGCTTGCCCCGACCCAATTCCTGGAGGAGACGCATGATGTTCACAGCACATAAATCCACATCCCTCACCCTCGGCGCTGCCGCCCTGCTGGCCGGCCTCGCCTTTGGCCTTTCCGCCCCCGCCTTTGCTGCGGGCTCGCAGAGCGACGAGACCACGCCGCCCGTCAAGACCGAAACCACCAAGAAATGCACGGATGGCAAAGTCTGGGACAAGAAGAAGAAGGAATGCGTCAAGCCCGACCAGGCCAGCATGAACGATGACGAGATCTATTCGGCAGCCCGCGAATTCGCCTATGCCGAACAGTATGACAATGCCATCAACGTGCTGAAGCTCGCCCATAACCAGAACGACCCGCGCATCCTCAACTATCTCGGCTATTCCAACCGCAAGGCCGGCCGGATGGAACTGGGTATGAGCTACTACAAGAAGGCGTTGCAGATCGACGGCAACTATATCCTGGCCCGTTCCTACATGGGGCAGGCGCTGATCCAGCAGGGTGACATCAATGGTGCCAAGGTCCAGCTCGTCGAAATCCGCGACCGCGGCGGCGAAGGCACCTGGGCCTACCGCTCGCTTCTCGGCTCGCTGAACGGCTACCGCACCTACTGAGTGCAAGTACAAGGCCCCGCAGGACGTCTAAGGATGTCCTGCGGGGCTTTTTTGTGTTGTTCCTGTTTGCAGCTTACCCACCGCCCGCACAGGTGCTTACTGCTCAAGCACCCCTCCCCCGACACCCGCCATGATCGCCGCCGCCACCGCCTCCGGTGCCTCATCGGGGAGCATGTGGCCGGTGCCCTGGAGCTGCTGGATCTGGCAGTTGGCGGGCAGGCCATGGGAATGGCGGACCGGCAGAATCTGGTCATCCGTGCCCCAGAGGAGGATGACCGGGCATTCCAGCGTGTCGAGGCTGCCGATGGGAAGTGTCCCCTGCGCGCTCCGGCTCGCGTCCCCCTTGACGAACAGGCTGGCATAGACGGTCCTCAGCGCCTCCATCGCGCCCGCCGGAAACCGGGCGGCGGCGACTTTCACCAACAGGTCTTCGGCAAATTCAAAGCCGGAAGCCGCCATCGGCACCAGCGCCAGACGCAGATCCGCCACGGTCCTTGCCGCCGCGAAATCGGCGAGCGCCGCCCCGTTGATCTCCGGCCCGAAGCCGCCGGGGGCAAGAAGGGTGAGGGATGCGATCCGCTCGGGTGCCCTGAGCGCGATCAGGCTGGCCGCGGCGCCCCCCAGCGAATGGCCCGCCAGATGAAAGCGCGTGACGCCGCGCTGGTCGAGATCGGCAAGCACGGCGCGAGCCATTCGTCCGGCACCGCCCGGCTCGACACCGAGCGAGCGGCCATGGCCGGGCAGGTCAAAGGCGAGCACCGGCTGCCCGGCGGGAAGGCGGGCAATCACCTCCCGCCAGACCGGGGCCACGCCGCCGAACCCATGCAGCAGCACCAGCGGCGGATGCGCCGCCGGATCGCCATGGACCTCGGCGTAAAGGCCCATGCTCAGGCCTTCTTCTGGTCGAGAATGCGGTTGGCCGCCGAGACCACGGCCTCCAGCGAGGCGGCGACGATGTTGGTATTGATGCCGACACCGAACAGCCTGCCGCCGGGATGGGCGATTTCCATGTAGCAGATCGCCGCCGCATTGGAGCCGTGCTGGAGCGAATGTTCGGAATAGTCGATGACGCTCATCTCGATGCCGAGATAGCCGGAGAGCGCATTGACGAAACCGTCGACCGGTCCATTGCCCTTGCCTTCGATGCGGGTGCTGGTGCCCCGGTCGAGAATTTCGGCGTCGACGATCCGCTGGCCCCGGGTTTCGGGACTGGCGAAGGTCTGGTGATCGACGAACTGGATGCGGGCACCGGGCTGGCTGACATAGCGCTCGAGAAACCGCTCGTAGATTGCGCTCGCCCGCAGTTCCTTGCCATGTTCGTCGGTGATGCGCTGGATATCCTCGCGGAATTCGACCTGCAGGTTGCGCGGCAGGTTGATGCCGTAATCTTCCTGCAGGATATAGGCGATGCCGCCCTTGCCAGACTGGGAATTGATGCGGATGATCGCCTCATAGGTGCGCCCGACATCGCGCGGATCGATCGGCAGATAGGGCACTTCCCAGAGCGGCTTGTTGGCAACCTTGATCGCCTTCATGCCCTTGTTGATCGCATCCTGGTGCGAGCCGGAGAAAGCGGTATAGACGAGTTCGCCGACATAGGGATGGCGCTCGGGTATCGCCATTTCGTTCGAATATTCATAGACCGCCTTGATCCGCTCGATGTCGGAACAGTCGAGCCCGGGATCGACGCCTTGCGTGAACATGTTCAGCGCCAGGGTGACGATATCGACATTGCCGGTGCGCTCGCCATTGCCGAACAGTGTGCCTTCCACCCGGTCGGCCCCCGCCATCAGCGCCAGCTCGGTGGCGGCGATGCCGGTGCCGCGGTCATTGTGCGGGTGCAGCGAGATGACGACATTCTCCCGGTTGTCGATATGGCGGCACATCCACTCGATCTGGTCGGCATAGATGTTGGGCGTCGCCATCTCGACGGTCGAGGGCAGGTTGAGAATCAGCTTGTTGTCCGGCGTCGGCTTTACCTCGGCAATCACCGCGTTGCAGATGTCGAGCGCCACGTCCAGCTCGGTGCCGGTAAAGCTTTCCGGCGAATATTCGAAGCGGTAGCCGCCGCCCGCCTTCGCCGCCATGTCGGTGATCATCTTTGCCGCATCGACGGCAATCTGCCGGATACCCGCCACATCCTTGCCGAACACCACGCGGCGCTGCAATTCGCTGGTGGAATTGTAGAAATGGATGATCGGCCGATGCGCGCCTTCCAGCGCCTCGAAGGTGCGGGTGATCAGCTCAGGACGGCACTGGACCAGCACCTGCAGCGAGACGTCGCGGGGCACATTGCCCTCCTCGACACACCAGCGGGCAAAGTCGAAATCGGTCTGCGAGGCCGAGGGGAAACCGATCTCGATTTCCTTGAAGCCCATGTCGATCAACAGGTTGAACATCCGGGCCTTGCGGTCATGGCCCATCGGATTGACCAGCGACTGGTTGCCATCGCGCAGGTCCACCGAGCACCAGACGGGTGCCTGGGTGATGGTCTTCGACGGCCAGGTGCGATCCTTGAGCTGGATCTGCGGATAGGGCTGATATTTCCGGGCGGCATCGGGCATGCCCTTGCGGATGGCTTCAGGCGTGGGAAAGGT
This region includes:
- a CDS encoding homocysteine S-methyltransferase family protein, with the translated sequence MGRSITLLDGGMGRELQRSGAPFRQPEWSALALIEAPAFVGRAHAAFARAGADVITTNSYAVVPFHIGAERFARDGARLAALAGQLARQTADETGVRVAGSLPPVLGSYRPDLFNERQATPILQVLIDNLAPHVDCWLAETLSSTAEARLVRRLLGEDHRPLWLSFTLDDAHAKAVETGGETPRLRSGEAIGMAAQTAIDCGAEVLLFNCSQPEVMESAVRAAASALPAHIRIGIYANAFATEADDTDANADLHEIRADLTPDNYRRFAEKWVKAGASLIGGCCGIGPEHIRALAEALAPA
- a CDS encoding NUDIX domain-containing protein, whose amino-acid sequence is MTTAGVPEFPRKGWKKHVTKAALRLVHLYYRWSRGMTLGVRAACFDGEGRVFLVRHTYLPGWYMPGGGVERDETVEQALVKELREEGNLELLEPPELLHVYLNTRVSRRDHVLFYRVRVRQTSPRLPDREIAESGFFPLEALPADTTDATLARLAELAGARPRPAEW
- a CDS encoding metallophosphoesterase — encoded protein: MFKLAHISDVHLGPLPRLTLLELASKRLTGFVNWHRNRRKHLFPNALVEVLEDLRRKEPDHLAITGDLVNLATGLELSGARDWLQMTGDPRWATVVPGNHDAYVRGAYQRAMCLWHDYVRGDDTPDAFDPERKLFPSLRRRGPVALIGCSSAIATPPFSAAGFFSPRQARATAHLLTEAKREGLFRVVMIHHPPVRGAAETHKRLVGIARFGQVMREVGAELVIHGHTHVNSLFWLEGQDARVPVVGVAAASQGPGGHKPRAGYNLFRIGGSPGDWHLHLDRHQLSDTGDAMGKISSMVLSGR
- a CDS encoding tetratricopeptide repeat protein, with translation MMFTAHKSTSLTLGAAALLAGLAFGLSAPAFAAGSQSDETTPPVKTETTKKCTDGKVWDKKKKECVKPDQASMNDDEIYSAAREFAYAEQYDNAINVLKLAHNQNDPRILNYLGYSNRKAGRMELGMSYYKKALQIDGNYILARSYMGQALIQQGDINGAKVQLVEIRDRGGEGTWAYRSLLGSLNGYRTY
- a CDS encoding alpha/beta fold hydrolase, encoding MGLYAEVHGDPAAHPPLVLLHGFGGVAPVWREVIARLPAGQPVLAFDLPGHGRSLGVEPGGAGRMARAVLADLDQRGVTRFHLAGHSLGGAAASLIALRAPERIASLTLLAPGGFGPEINGAALADFAAARTVADLRLALVPMAASGFEFAEDLLVKVAAARFPAGAMEALRTVYASLFVKGDASRSAQGTLPIGSLDTLECPVILLWGTDDQILPVRHSHGLPANCQIQQLQGTGHMLPDEAPEAVAAAIMAGVGGGVLEQ
- the leuA gene encoding 2-isopropylmalate synthase, with protein sequence MDANKTFPTPEAIRKGMPDAARKYQPYPQIQLKDRTWPSKTITQAPVWCSVDLRDGNQSLVNPMGHDRKARMFNLLIDMGFKEIEIGFPSASQTDFDFARWCVEEGNVPRDVSLQVLVQCRPELITRTFEALEGAHRPIIHFYNSTSELQRRVVFGKDVAGIRQIAVDAAKMITDMAAKAGGGYRFEYSPESFTGTELDVALDICNAVIAEVKPTPDNKLILNLPSTVEMATPNIYADQIEWMCRHIDNRENVVISLHPHNDRGTGIAATELALMAGADRVEGTLFGNGERTGNVDIVTLALNMFTQGVDPGLDCSDIERIKAVYEYSNEMAIPERHPYVGELVYTAFSGSHQDAINKGMKAIKVANKPLWEVPYLPIDPRDVGRTYEAIIRINSQSGKGGIAYILQEDYGINLPRNLQVEFREDIQRITDEHGKELRASAIYERFLERYVSQPGARIQFVDHQTFASPETRGQRIVDAEILDRGTSTRIEGKGNGPVDGFVNALSGYLGIEMSVIDYSEHSLQHGSNAAAICYMEIAHPGGRLFGVGINTNIVAASLEAVVSAANRILDQKKA